The Nocardioides zeae genome includes the window ATCAAGGCATACCTCACCTGCGTCGGCGGCTGGATGCGCGGCGACCTGTCCGGCGGCATGCCCGGCGGGGAGGACGGCGCGGCGTTCCACGCCCGCTTCGACGGCGCGGTCCGCGCGATCGTGGCGCGCCACCGGCCGGACGACACCGTGCTCGCGATCTCCCACGGCGCCGCGCTCCGCGCCTGGATCGCGACGCTCCTGGGCGGCATCGACGACGACCACCCCCTCGTCGCCGGCATCCAGAACACCGGCGGCGCCTGGCTCGAGGGCGACGGCGACCGCTGGGAGCTCGTGCGCTGGTCGGAGGACCCCGTCGGCGGCGAGCACCTCGAGGACCACACCGCCCACGACGTCACCGGCGAGCGCGCCGAGGAGGCCGTGCGCGAGGCGGACTGAGCCCCTCCCCGATCCGGGACGTCATGCGGTGCGGTGCCCCGGGCGACCGTTGCGCATGACGTCCTGGAGCCCGGGGGCCGGACCCCTCGCGGACGTCATGCGGCGCGGTGCCCCCGACCGCCGGGGTGCATGACGTCCGGGCGGGGGAGCGGGAGAGGCTCAGGCGACCGT containing:
- a CDS encoding histidine phosphatase family protein produces the protein MRLLLLRHGQTPANVAGQLDTAAPGLPLTDLGRRQAAALVPALADEPIVGVYASDRTRAQETAAPLAADRGLEVVVLPGLGEVAAGDHEMGSGREAIKAYLTCVGGWMRGDLSGGMPGGEDGAAFHARFDGAVRAIVARHRPDDTVLAISHGAALRAWIATLLGGIDDDHPLVAGIQNTGGAWLEGDGDRWELVRWSEDPVGGEHLEDHTAHDVTGERAEEAVREAD